From Plectropomus leopardus isolate mb chromosome 4, YSFRI_Pleo_2.0, whole genome shotgun sequence, the proteins below share one genomic window:
- the fam184b gene encoding protein FAM184B isoform X3 produces the protein MASGAGKAAQPLGPGSAVNGTAAEFPNIEQELYDYQMHSKMCKKIAQLTKVIYSLNMKNEEQETALQALSHAHHEELHRILVETCHEGEESAWRTRLLELQDSLDEQQRVGAQVQADFECFRIQAEERERETEAELRKEFEERLQAAEEELQEAKAQISDAQEESLRLSKELEKAEEQIQELDAKCEELQKAADEERQRNEEQRQREGEEIKKEEEAERRTGDLEKALLEEVKALREERDRAEEQKRRAVKEEREQWEQKMNDLSEEQEEKRRKTEAEWREERQRWEEREEEEKKGMHSALRERVKRAEAEVESHLERLAESKRNTVKLQERIQDLEEELELDRRRVSEAEGVAKRAEEELAVAKERLLLQEDELQSRAEELLNRGGCEVCVCAEVEELRSQVSRLQSRNRELELQSSGRNSDHARQIRQHAEALSSLRSEMVRAQTEELRRIQKHADDERDKLQKEIEKERENLQKEREKEREQLEKYRNKLSREREEEREEVEGIKERLRREKEEELDRQKKELEVERVRVRSQLDKNIEQVEAERAIVQQKLEEEKKRLVEKAEEDRKRLKEQVRKAIEEVMRRHAAELHSVQEALSSERKTNQEVCARLDEERRSGEELRSEMEREREELRTKLNDATNEVCRLQSAIQQQDNKERAAPEAAASCGPQCSRLEEELHHTRTRLARTQEEAERQRDRQQREIASLRADKHRLEEKVLEQSRLNTERSLLDQSQRHTEDRIRAECEDRLRAEFRIEMNAAVAESEQRWQNREQELQTQISELQSQLSELQSQAKKKKEGPGDDCHGNPEIDRLRKEVQETKEINKKLRDLLQEPQTQSLGEERHAKALQALERKAKEDVLSERNRLQTMHHLELDKQRAELTQQHTEWSRQMTQRHMQQIEDLQAQLQAHTQMMALQQDLKQQNQYQVFERQLDESRCAMLELQRENAALKKQLKERSVQENPEAEEKEEESVDIRKKRDAQLEEEAQRLKEEVEKLRIEMEKLEESQKHWEEKKEEDVKEEEMDEEKKKEREEDKRREEVEEIRRKHKKEMQSLVSEYSSAQTHLQARIVALENEFNCRLREREERCRRREPRCDDLQLGRLQERLTERDQLIKRLVRKGVESPPRVTSISSAGSYDRSIFIPHSSSSSSSSSSVHQHSSTLPHQSTSQPQTSPHYSTSSLPHKHTSLSLSQHSSPSLPRSTRSRTSCIPPTPAPTAPLPVCPSPQTGIRYVSPSCQEPHAYLQAHSIRGPYLEQRGTEGLKQEWFTKYFSF, from the exons GTGATTTATTCTCTGAACATGAAGAATGAGGAGCAGGAGACGGCCCTGCAGGCCTTAAGCCACGCCCACCACGAGGAGCTGCACCGCATCCTGGTGGAGACGTGTCATGAAGGGGAGGAGTCAGCATGGAGGACACGCCTCCTCGAGCTGCAGGACTCTCTGGATGAGCAGCAGAGAGTGGGAGcccag GTGCAGGCAGACTTCGAGTGCTTCCGCATCCAGGCGGAGGAGAGGGAGCGTGAAACTGAGGCGGAGCTGAGAAAAGAGTTTGAGGAGAGGCTCCAGGCTGCGGAGGAAGAGCTCCAGGAGGCCAAGGCTCAGATCAGCGATGCCCAGGAGGAGAGCCTGCGCTTGAGCAAAGAACTGGAGAAGGCTGAGGAGCAGATCCAGGAGCTGGATGCCAAAtgtgaggagctgcagaaaGCGGCTGACGAGGAGCGACAGCGGAAcgaggagcagagacagagagagggcgAGGAAAttaagaaagaggaggaggcggagaggCGAACAGGGGACTTGGAAAAAGCACTCTTAGAGGAGGTGAAGGCcctgagggaggagagggatcgggcagaggagcagaagaggCGTGCggtgaaggaggagagggagcaaTGGGAGCAAAAGATGAACGACCTGAGCGAAGAgcaagaggagaagaggaggaagacggAGGCAGAGTGGAGGGAGGAACGGCAGAGGTGGgaagagagggaagaggaggagaagaaagggaTGCACAGCGCCTTAAGGGAGAGAGTGAAGCGGGCTGAGGCAGAGGTAGAGAGTCACCTGGAGAGGTTGGCTGAGAGCAAGAGGAACACAGTCAAACTGCAGGAGCGAATACAG GACCTGGAGGAAGAGCTGGAGCTGGATCGGAGGCGCGTGTCGGAGGCGGAAGGCGTGGCTAAGCGGGCGGAGGAGGAGCTGGCAGTGGCCAAagagaggctgctgctgcaggaggacgagctgcagagcagagcag AGGAGCTGCTGAACCGCGGAGgctgtgaggtgtgtgtgtgtgctgaggtggaggagctgaggagcCAGGTGAGCCGCCTGCAGAGCAGGAACAGAGAGCTGGAGCTGCAGAGCAGTGGCAGGAACAGCGACCACGCCCGGCAGATTCGCCAG CATGCCGAGGCCCTGTCCAGTCTGCGTTCTGAGATGGTGAGAGCCCAGACGGAGGAGCTGCGTCGcatccaaaaacatgcagatgATGAGAGAGACAAACTGCAGAAGGAGATTGAAAAAGAGCGAGAAAACttacagaaggagagagagaaagaaagggagcaGTTGgagaaatacagaaacaaactgagcagggagagagaggaggagagggaggaggtggaggggatcaAAGAACgtctgaggagagaaaaggaggaagagctGGACCGGCAGAAGAAGGAACTGGAGGTCGAGAGGGTTCGTGTCCGCTCGCAGTTGGACAAGAACATCGAACAGGTGGAGGCGGAGAGAGCAATTGTGCAGCagaagctggaggaggagaagaaaaggttGGTGGAGAAGGCCGAGGAGGACAGGAAACGGTTAAAGGAGCAGGTGCGAAAGGCAATAGAGGAGGTGATGAGGAGGCACGCGGCCGAACTTCACAGCGTCCAAGAAGCTCTGAGCTCAGAGAGGAAGACCAACCAAGAG GTGTGCGCACGTTTggatgaagagaggaggagcGGTGAGGAGCTACGCAGcgagatggagagggagagagaggagctgaGGACAAAGCTCAATGATGCCACCaatgag GTCTGTAGGCTGCAGTCCGCAATCCAACAGCAAGACAACAAAGAGAGGGCAGCCCCTGAAGCTGCGGCCTCATGTGGGCCGCAGTGCTCTCGTCTGGAGGAAGAACTCCATCATACCCGGACTCGGCTGGCTCGGACGCAGGAGGAGGCGGAGAGGCAGCGGGacaggcagcagagagagattGCGTCCCTGAGAGCTGACAAACACCGACTGGAGGAGAAAGTCCTGGAACAGAGCCGGCTAAACACGGAGAGGAGCCTTCTCGACCAGAGCCAGCGGCACACCGAGGACCGGATCAG GGCAGAGTGCGAGGATCGTCTCAGAGCAGAGTTCAGGATAGAGATGAATGCCGCCGTTGCTGAGAGCGAACAGAGATGGCAGAACAGAGAGCAGGAGCTGCAGACCCAGATATCTGAGCTGCAGAGCCAACTGAGCGAGCTGCAGTCACAG gcaaagaaaaagaaggagggCCCCGGAGATGATTGCCATGGCAACCCCGAAATTGACAGACTGAGGAAAGAGGTCCAAGAGACCAAGGAGATAAACAAGAAGCTGAGGGATCTGCTGCAG GAACCTCAGACGCAGTCTTTAGGAGAGGAGAGACACGCCAAGGCTCTGCAGGCATTAGAGAGAAAGGCCAAAGAAGATGTGCTGTCTGAGAGGAACAGACTACAGACAATGCACCACCTGGAGCTAG atAAGCAGCGTGCAGAGTTGACCCAGCAGCACACAGAGTGGAGCAGACAGATGACCCAGAGACATATGCAGCAGATAGAGGACCTGCAGGCTCAACtccaggcacacacacagatgatggCTCTGCaacag gatcTGAAGCAGCAGAACCAGTACCAGGTGTTTGAGCGGCAGCTGGATGAGAGTCGCTGTGCCATGttggagctgcagagagaaaacgCAGCACTGAAGAAGCAGTTAAAGGAGAG GTCAGTGCAGGAGAATCCCGAAGccgaggagaaagaggaggaaagcGTTGATATACGGAAGAAGAGAGACGCCCAGCTGGAAGAAGAAGCACAACGTCtgaaggaggaagtggagaaaCTGCGGATAGAGATGGAGAAACTGGAGGAGTCGCAGAAACACtgggaggagaaaaaggaggaagatgtcaaagaggaagagatggacgaggagaagaagaaggagcgagaggaggacaagaggagagaggaggtggaggagatccGGAGGAAGCACAAGAAGGAGATGCAGAGTTTGGTGTCGGAGTACAGCAGCGCCCAGACGCACCTGCAGGCTCGCATCGTGGCCTTGGAGAACGA atTTAACTGCAGACTGCGCGAGCGGGAGGAACGGTGCAGGAGGAGGGAGCCGCGGTGTGACGACCTGCAGCTGGGGAGACTTCAGGAGAGACTGACTGAGAGAGACCAGCTCATCAAACGATTGGTG AGGAAGGGTGTGGAGTCTCCTCCTCGTGTCACCAGCATCTCCAGCGCCGGCAGTTACGACAGGAGCATCTTCATaccccactcctcctcctcgtcttcctcctcgtcctccgTCCATCAGCACTCCTCCACCCTCCCCCACCAGTCCACCTCCCAACCTCAGACCTCCCCCCACTACTCCACCTCCTCTCTTCCACACAAGCACACCTCCCTCTCCCTCAGCCAACattcctccccctccctccctcgctccACCAGATCCCGGACCTCCTGCATCCCTCCCACCCCGGCGCCCACCGCCCCGCTTCCCGTCTGCCCCTCGCCGCAGACAGGCATCCGTTACGTGTCACCATCCTGCCAGGAGCCACATGCATACCTGCAGGCCCATTCAATCAG gGGCCCGTATCTGGAGCAGAGGGGGACAGAGGGGCTAAAACAGGAGTGGTTCACCAAATACTTCTCCTTctga